The Bdellovibrionota bacterium DNA window CTTCAAGAATTCTTGAACCGGCTGGATCCAGTACCTTTCTTCATACTTGGCTTCCGTCGGGACCGGAGGGCTGACGATGACAATGTTGCGGTTGGCGGGTTGAGGGCCGCGGAGGTGCATCATCGCGTTGTAGACGACGCCGGAAAAGGGAAGATCCATCCAGACGATGATCAAGGCGAGGGCGGAACCAAATCCCCAGATCAAAAGCCAACGGCGCATGTGGCTGTATTGTAGCCAGGACCAAAAGGAGTTGTAAGTTTCCGTGGACGAGGACATACTGAAGCCGCTTCCCCGCAGAGTGGCAAGGGCCCGCGCGCGCGAAGCGCGCGGTCGGAAAGGAAATGGCCATGAGCGTCCCCCCGGAAGCTGTTCGGCCGGAGCTGAGGCGAGTTCTCGGTCTCTGGGATTCCGTCGCCGTCATCGTTGGAATTATTATCGGTTCAGGAATCTTTTTCACCCCCACGTCCATTGCAAAGGAGGTCGGCTCTTGGGGCGCCGTGCTCTTTGTCTGGATTTTGGGCGGTTTGGCGGCTCTTTGCGGCTCTCTTACGTATGCTGAGTTGGCCACCGCTTGGCCCCGGACCGGCGGGATTTTTGTTTATCTTCGCGAGTGCTTCGGGCCGTTGCCGAGCTTCTTGTTTGGATGGGCGAGCCTGATCGTCATCCGGCCCTCGGCGGTGGCCGGCATCTCCGTCATTTTCGCCACGTATGTTGCTTACTTCATCCCGGTTCCGCAGATCGGGATCAAATTGATCGCCGTGAGCGGAATCCTGATCGTTTCCATCATCAATTATACGGGCGTGCGCGCGACAAGCGTGATTTTGAATATCTTTACATCCATTAAGATTTTCACGCTGGTTGCCATTGCGTTCGTAGGGCTTGTTTTGTTTCGTTCTTCAGGCGCACCGATGGGGCCGATGCTTCCGGCGACCTTCAATTGGTCGTACGCGAGCGCATTTGGTGTCGCCCTGATCGGCGTGTTCTGGACGTACGACGGCTGGGTGGAGATCACGAACATTGCCGGCGAAATCCGCGAACCCGCGAAAATCATTCCAAGAGCGCTTCTTTTGGCGACGGTCGGCATATTGACGATCTATACGTTGGTGAATTTGGCGTATTTGCGCGTCCTGACGCTGGAAGGGGTTCAAAATTCCGGAAGAGTGGCATCGGACACTCTGGTTCGCGTGTTTGGACCGGTCGGCGGAAGTCTGATCGCGGTCGCTGTAATCGTTTCGACGTTCGGCGCATTGAACGGAACGACGCTGACGGGACCACGGATCTTTTTCGCCATGGCGGTGGACGGGCTCTTTTTTTCGTGGGCCAGAAAGGTCAGCCCCCGCTACAAATCTCCCTCCACCGCCATCGCATTGGAGGCGGCGCTCGCCATTCCGCTGGTGATTACGTGGACCTTCGATCAGGTCGCGACCTATTTCGTCTATATGTTTTTGATCTTTTATGCCCTATCGGCGTTGGCGGTGTTTCGTCTTCGAAGAATGCCCGGGGCGCCGATCCCGACTTACCGAACTTGGGGATATCCGTGGACGACGCTCTGTTTTGTTCTGGTCGCCGTCGGGATTCTAATCAACACGACGCTGCGCGCTCCAGTCCAAGCGGGATTGGGACTGTTGATCCTGGGTGCCGGTGTGCCGGTGTATTACCTCTGGCGACACCTGAAATCGGATCGCCAGCACATAAGGGAAATCGCTTAATCCGAAAACATCCGTTCTAGGCTTTATGCCACAACAGCCGCACTAACGTTTCTTGCCGAATTTCTCTTCAAGAAAGCGGACGATGTCGGCCGATTCGAGCATCGGTTTACCGTCGATCAAAAGGCAGGGAACCTGCCGCGTGCCGTTCATTTTTACCAGCTCGTCCCGGTATTGGGGTTGCTCCAAGATGTCGCGATATTGCACATCCGGTACTTGCAGCCGATCGATGGCGTTCTTGACGAACGTGCAGTAAGGGCAGCCCTCGAAGTGGTAGAGGATCAGTTCCATATCTGATAGAATTTTCTCACTTCTTTTCTGTGAGCTGGCGAGATTACCAAGAAAGACGGCGTCGCGGGAGTCGAAAAATCAGCGGACTTCATGTGGGTACGTTGGTTCTTCTTCTGGGGCTCGTCGGTTGGATTTTATTACGACCGAAAAGCGAACCGGTTGTCGTATCGGACACCCCTGCGCCCAAGGCGGATAGTGGCGATCTCAATCGAGGGTCGGTGGGGCATTTAATTGAAACCGCGGACCTGTCGGAGGGACCCGGCGAGATTCACGTTATGTACGGAAACGCCGCGCTGGTAGCCGATCTCACATTCGATGAAGGTCTTCAACGGTTCATTTTAAAGGAAT harbors:
- a CDS encoding amino acid permease — its product is MSVPPEAVRPELRRVLGLWDSVAVIVGIIIGSGIFFTPTSIAKEVGSWGAVLFVWILGGLAALCGSLTYAELATAWPRTGGIFVYLRECFGPLPSFLFGWASLIVIRPSAVAGISVIFATYVAYFIPVPQIGIKLIAVSGILIVSIINYTGVRATSVILNIFTSIKIFTLVAIAFVGLVLFRSSGAPMGPMLPATFNWSYASAFGVALIGVFWTYDGWVEITNIAGEIREPAKIIPRALLLATVGILTIYTLVNLAYLRVLTLEGVQNSGRVASDTLVRVFGPVGGSLIAVAVIVSTFGALNGTTLTGPRIFFAMAVDGLFFSWARKVSPRYKSPSTAIALEAALAIPLVITWTFDQVATYFVYMFLIFYALSALAVFRLRRMPGAPIPTYRTWGYPWTTLCFVLVAVGILINTTLRAPVQAGLGLLILGAGVPVYYLWRHLKSDRQHIREIA
- a CDS encoding glutathione S-transferase N-terminal domain-containing protein; amino-acid sequence: MELILYHFEGCPYCTFVKNAIDRLQVPDVQYRDILEQPQYRDELVKMNGTRQVPCLLIDGKPMLESADIVRFLEEKFGKKR